DNA from Dietzia lutea:
TGCCCAGCGCTCGGTCGACTCTGGTGAGGACCTCGACGCAGTCGCCGTCGATCGTGAGGGTGGCCTCGTCGTGCGCGCGGGTGCGGCCGCGGTTGATCACCGCGACGGGCGTGCCTGTGGTCACCGCGCGTCGCACGAACCGGTAGCCGGAGCGCACCGTGAGTGACGAGCCGACGACGACGACGAGGTCCGACCCGTCCACCAGGGCGTTGGCCTCCTGCACGCGGTGCGCGGGGACGTTCTCGCCGAAGTAGACGATGTCGGGCTTGAGCACTCCGGAGCAACGCGGGCAGTCCACCATGTGGAAGTCGGCGGTGTCCTCCAGGACGGCGTCGGCGTCCGGGGCGACTTCGATCGCGCCGCGGGTCGCGACGCGTTCGGCGAAGCCGGGGTTGAGACGGTCCAGCTGCTCGTGCAGGGCCCACCGGCTCTGGCGGAGCCCGCAGGCGAGGCACGTGACCACCGCGTAGGTGCCGTGCAGGTCGACGAGTCGGCGGCTGCCGGCCTTGAGGTGGAGCAGGTCCACGTTCTGCGTGATGACGCCCGTGAGGGTGCCGCGCCGCTCCCACTCGGCGAGCAGCAGGTGCGCGGCGTTGGGGCGGGCGGCCTCCATGTGCCGCCACCCCAGGTGGTTGCGGGCCCAGTAGTGACGGCGGAACGCGGGGTCGCCGACGAACTGCTGGTAGGTCATGGGGGTGCGGCCCGGCGAGTCGGGCCCGCGGTAGTCGGGGATGCCCGAGGGCGTGGAGATGCCCGCGCCGGTGAGGAAGACGGTGCGGCGGCCGCGCATGAGGTCCGCGAGGGCGTCGGCGCGCTCGGGCAGGTCGGCGTCCGGCCGGGTGCGCTCGGCCGGTGTCCAGGCGGTGTCGCGGACGCGGACCATCTACAGGCCCCCGGGTCCCGAGGGGTCGTGCGCGCACACCACGTCCAGCGAGTCGCCGCGGCGAGCGGCCAACTCGGCGAGTCGGGCGTGGGTCACCGCGACCGCGGCCGGCTCCAGGGCCATGACGCGTTCCATGGCCGGGACCCACGCCGGCACCCGGCCCGTGGAGCCGAGCTGGCCCCGGTGGTAGAAGGCATCACCGGCGTGGAGGACGTCCTTGTCGTCGTCGCCGTCCCCACCCGCGGCCGGGACGCCACCGCGACCCGGTACGAACACCCCCGCGTGCCCGACGGTGTGCCCCGGCAGGTCCACGAGCAGCATCCCCTCGGCGACATGGCCCAGGGGGCGCACC
Protein-coding regions in this window:
- a CDS encoding Sir2 family NAD-dependent protein deacetylase → MVRVRDTAWTPAERTRPDADLPERADALADLMRGRRTVFLTGAGISTPSGIPDYRGPDSPGRTPMTYQQFVGDPAFRRHYWARNHLGWRHMEAARPNAAHLLLAEWERRGTLTGVITQNVDLLHLKAGSRRLVDLHGTYAVVTCLACGLRQSRWALHEQLDRLNPGFAERVATRGAIEVAPDADAVLEDTADFHMVDCPRCSGVLKPDIVYFGENVPAHRVQEANALVDGSDLVVVVGSSLTVRSGYRFVRRAVTTGTPVAVINRGRTRAHDEATLTIDGDCVEVLTRVDRALGT